From one Spiroplasma endosymbiont of Panorpa germanica genomic stretch:
- a CDS encoding AEC family transporter produces the protein MANGSLGFILTVKGILNKDWDQVFIKFVMLLGLPSLVLKSFLANVDMEQFKSELSIIILGFIFYLVMTMISRYFFLKYKKDIQDTLAMCVALGSTAYFGLPLIKELFGAPGELTANNFNISYWVFLCSVGFLIMSTDNTVYSQVRLLSKGDLKIKKQNLSKKEMKTFLQEQKDIKKQIKIDGLKESKKKRKANLKKIFSNPVLIATMIGFTIWATQLIPGIDFVTYNGVDHFSPFRIDLLFPPTANVLTALAAVCTPLAWIAIGMKMAKGNIKKALKDKSVWYATFIRIIVVPIIALILTIITALIGNATGGWTINEIQLSVILIMAATPPANVIVVYAINFDKEPELACNVTSISTIAAILTMPIWTVIGAVLGSTQLFS, from the coding sequence ATAGCAAATGGTTCATTAGGTTTCATCTTAACAGTCAAGGGAATCTTAAATAAAGATTGAGATCAAGTCTTTATAAAATTTGTAATGCTTTTAGGGTTGCCATCACTGGTTTTAAAAAGTTTCTTAGCAAACGTTGACATGGAACAGTTCAAATCAGAACTTTCAATTATTATTTTAGGATTTATTTTCTATTTAGTAATGACAATGATATCAAGGTATTTTTTCTTAAAATACAAAAAAGATATTCAAGATACTTTAGCTATGTGTGTTGCTCTAGGTTCAACAGCCTACTTTGGATTGCCTTTAATTAAAGAATTATTTGGAGCTCCAGGGGAACTAACTGCCAATAACTTCAATATTTCATATTGAGTGTTTTTATGTTCTGTGGGGTTCTTAATTATGAGTACTGATAATACCGTTTATAGTCAGGTGAGGTTATTAAGTAAAGGCGATTTAAAAATTAAGAAGCAAAACTTGAGTAAAAAAGAAATGAAGACTTTTTTACAAGAGCAAAAAGATATTAAAAAGCAAATAAAAATTGATGGATTAAAGGAATCTAAGAAAAAGCGTAAAGCTAATTTAAAGAAAATCTTTTCCAATCCAGTTTTAATTGCTACTATGATTGGTTTTACGATCTGAGCCACTCAACTAATTCCGGGAATTGATTTTGTAACATATAACGGAGTAGATCACTTCTCTCCTTTCAGAATTGATTTATTATTTCCTCCAACTGCGAATGTTCTAACTGCACTGGCAGCTGTTTGTACACCACTTGCTTGAATTGCAATTGGAATGAAAATGGCCAAAGGAAATATTAAAAAAGCCTTAAAGGATAAAAGTGTTTGATACGCAACATTTATAAGAATTATTGTGGTCCCAATTATTGCTCTAATCTTGACAATAATTACTGCACTAATTGGTAATGCTACTGGGGGATGAACTATTAATGAGATCCAGCTTTCTGTGATTTTGATAATGGCAGCCACTCCTCCGGCAAATGTTATTGTTGTATACGCCATTAACTTTGATAAGGAACCCGAACTGGCATGTAATGTTACATCGATTTCAACAATCGCAGCAATATTAACTATGCCAATTTGAACAGTCATCGGAGCTGTTCTTGGTTCAACACAGCTATTTAGTTAA
- a CDS encoding ABC transporter ATP-binding protein — protein sequence MLEIKNITKLFKNGAGIKNVSFQIPEKSICGFVGDNGMGKTTTIRCIFQEYQTSQGEVTYKGKTLKSRNNLIKIGLFPDTNSIPLDYQLKDYVTYLALLYKIPPKVAIEKLSELTKIFNLEGYENKKLKTLSAGMLKRAMLLAIMILDLEVIILDEPTANLDVNSRQEFMEILLFLNSQGKTIIITSHIIEELQEIIDFLVFIDNGEIKYSKPIDNKKESIKEIYNKYRSQNISTRVGDLKKYVKSSQEK from the coding sequence ATGCTAGAGATAAAAAATATAACAAAATTATTTAAAAACGGAGCTGGTATCAAAAATGTTTCGTTTCAAATCCCAGAAAAATCAATTTGTGGTTTTGTTGGTGATAATGGAATGGGTAAAACAACTACTATTAGATGTATTTTTCAAGAGTATCAAACTTCCCAGGGAGAAGTTACCTATAAAGGCAAAACTTTAAAGAGTCGTAATAATTTAATTAAAATCGGATTGTTTCCCGACACAAATTCAATCCCCTTGGACTACCAGCTAAAAGATTATGTTACCTATTTAGCGTTGCTATACAAGATTCCTCCCAAAGTTGCGATAGAAAAGCTAAGTGAATTAACAAAAATATTTAATCTTGAAGGTTATGAAAATAAAAAATTAAAAACTTTATCAGCGGGTATGCTAAAACGCGCCATGTTATTGGCTATTATGATATTGGACTTAGAAGTTATTATTTTAGATGAGCCTACAGCTAATTTAGATGTTAATAGCCGACAAGAGTTTATGGAAATTTTGTTATTTCTAAACAGTCAAGGGAAAACAATCATAATAACAAGTCATATTATTGAAGAGCTACAAGAAATAATCGACTTTTTAGTATTTATTGACAATGGGGAAATCAAATACTCAAAACCAATAGATAATAAAAAAGAGTCTATTAAGGAAATCTATAACAAATATCGCTCCCAAAATATTAGTACTAGAGTGGGGGATTTAAAAAAATATGTTAAATCAAGTCAAGAAAAATAA
- the rpsG gene encoding 30S ribosomal protein S7 yields the protein MRKHQAEKRDVLPDPVYNSKLVTRAVNKIMLDGKRGTAQGILYGAFDKIKAKTEQNPIDVFNKAIDNIQPHLELKVRRIGGANYQVPVEVSNERRVTLALRWLVNYSRLRNEKEMVDRLANEIIDASNATGGSVKKREDTHKMAEANKAFAHYRW from the coding sequence ATGAGAAAACATCAAGCCGAAAAAAGAGATGTACTTCCAGATCCAGTTTATAATTCAAAATTAGTAACACGTGCTGTTAATAAAATTATGTTAGATGGAAAAAGAGGAACAGCTCAAGGGATTCTTTACGGAGCTTTTGACAAAATCAAAGCAAAAACTGAACAAAATCCAATCGATGTATTCAACAAAGCGATTGATAACATTCAACCACACTTAGAACTAAAAGTTCGCCGTATTGGGGGAGCTAACTATCAAGTACCTGTTGAAGTGAGCAATGAGCGTAGAGTAACATTAGCTTTACGTTGATTAGTTAACTACTCACGTTTAAGAAATGAAAAAGAAATGGTTGACCGTTTAGCTAACGAAATTATCGATGCTTCAAACGCAACTGGAGGATCTGTTAAAAAACGTGAAGATACTCACAAAATGGCAGAAGCAAATAAAGCGTTTGCTCACTACCGTTGATAG
- a CDS encoding MerR family transcriptional regulator, which yields MILKYYLKDIALKFNISESQLRFYDEKGVINKFKRDENNYRYLLEDDLRFVETIICLKKTSMPLKEIIKYIGLVDLGDESLAERQAMILKQEKVVLKNQKDIQEQIDFIEYKKQFYEDKIKNR from the coding sequence ATGATTTTAAAGTATTATTTAAAAGACATTGCTTTGAAATTCAATATTTCAGAGTCACAACTAAGGTTTTATGATGAAAAAGGCGTAATTAATAAGTTCAAACGAGATGAAAACAACTATCGTTATTTATTAGAAGATGACTTACGTTTTGTAGAAACAATTATTTGTTTAAAAAAGACAAGTATGCCCTTAAAGGAAATAATAAAATACATAGGTTTGGTAGATCTTGGAGATGAAAGCTTAGCAGAACGTCAAGCAATGATTTTAAAGCAAGAAAAAGTAGTCTTAAAAAATCAAAAAGATATTCAAGAGCAAATTGATTTTATTGAATATAAAAAGCAGTTTTACGAAGATAAGATTAAAAATAGGTAA
- a CDS encoding DEAD/DEAH box helicase: MNFNEINLKPQLQKALAKHNLTIATEIQEKTIPVALENKDIIGKSQTGTGKTAAFLLPILERITPNVNFVQAIIVTPTRELSLQVLDKVRDLSMYLEGITSTGVTGGANISRQIQALKRTNIVVGTPGRITDLLNRKVLKLDQVRTVVLDEADEMLKMGFKQDIDNLFRVVPEEHQTLLFSATMNKQVIEIANKYLKDPVEISVERTALSGSNIKQYFIDTKTHNKEDALVAIYNNIKPELSIIFANTKSQTEEISNLLYKNGVRSFVINGDKRQSERNRALKAFKTSATKVLVATDVAARGIDVPGIDYVINYDLPHDHEYYIHRIGRTARAGSKGNSISLVGNRNNFFHMKDLEKYQNKEIEKMDVDSWELPIVERRSGGGSSRGDGFRRGSSNGNRSRSFSDNNRGSERNSGPRKEGFSADKPFAKSGDFKSNSFDKGAAGKDRRKRDFGAAKPKRSFGSSKPSKSKSNWN, translated from the coding sequence ATGAATTTTAACGAAATAAACTTAAAACCGCAATTGCAAAAAGCTCTTGCAAAACACAACTTAACTATAGCAACAGAAATACAAGAAAAAACAATTCCTGTTGCCTTAGAAAATAAAGATATTATTGGAAAATCTCAAACCGGAACTGGAAAAACAGCCGCTTTTTTATTACCAATTCTTGAAAGAATCACTCCAAATGTGAACTTTGTTCAAGCAATTATCGTAACACCAACTAGAGAACTATCTTTACAGGTTTTAGATAAAGTACGCGACTTATCAATGTATTTAGAGGGAATTACCTCAACTGGTGTAACTGGGGGAGCTAATATTTCTCGCCAGATTCAAGCTTTAAAGAGAACCAACATTGTTGTTGGAACACCAGGAAGAATCACTGATTTATTAAATAGAAAAGTGCTGAAACTTGACCAAGTTAGAACTGTTGTATTAGACGAAGCTGATGAAATGCTGAAAATGGGATTTAAACAAGATATTGACAATCTTTTTAGAGTAGTTCCCGAAGAACATCAAACACTTTTATTTTCAGCAACTATGAATAAACAAGTTATTGAAATAGCAAACAAATACCTAAAAGATCCTGTAGAAATTTCAGTAGAGAGAACTGCTTTAAGTGGTTCTAATATTAAGCAATACTTTATTGATACAAAAACTCACAATAAAGAAGATGCGCTTGTAGCAATTTATAATAACATTAAACCTGAATTAAGCATTATTTTTGCTAATACAAAATCTCAAACAGAGGAAATTAGTAATCTACTTTATAAAAATGGAGTCAGATCATTTGTTATCAATGGAGACAAAAGACAAAGCGAAAGAAATCGTGCTTTAAAAGCTTTTAAAACATCAGCAACTAAAGTATTAGTAGCGACCGATGTTGCTGCTAGAGGAATTGATGTTCCTGGAATTGATTATGTAATCAATTACGACTTACCTCATGATCACGAATATTACATTCACCGAATCGGTAGAACTGCTCGTGCAGGTTCAAAGGGAAATTCAATTTCATTAGTAGGAAATCGTAACAACTTTTTCCATATGAAAGATTTAGAAAAATACCAAAACAAAGAAATTGAAAAAATGGATGTTGACAGTTGAGAACTACCGATTGTTGAACGTCGTAGTGGTGGTGGATCTTCAAGAGGCGACGGATTTAGAAGAGGTTCTTCAAATGGAAATCGCTCAAGAAGTTTTTCAGATAATAATCGTGGTTCAGAACGCAATTCTGGACCAAGAAAAGAAGGTTTCTCTGCTGATAAACCATTTGCAAAATCAGGAGATTTTAAATCAAACTCATTTGATAAAGGGGCGGCTGGAAAAGACCGTCGTAAACGCGACTTTGGAGCAGCTAAACCAAAAAGAAGTTTTGGAAGTAGTAAGCCATCAAAAAGTAAATCAAACTGAAACTAA
- the tuf gene encoding elongation factor Tu: MAKEQFDRSLPHVNIGTIGHVDHGKTTLTAAITKVLAAKGGAEFKDYANIDNAPEERERGITINTSHVEYKTAKRHYAHVDCPGHADYVKNMITGAAQMDGGILVVAATDGPMPQTREHILLSRQVGVPKIVVFLNKCDMVDDEELIDLVEMEVRDLLTSYEFDGDGAPVIRGSALKALEGDAKWEAKIEELMNAVDEYIPTPVRETDKTLLMPVEDVFTITGRGTVATGRVERGIVKVNEEVEIVGLHEESKKTVVTGLEMFRKLLDFAEAGDNVGALLRGVNREDIERGQVIAKPGSIKPHTQLKAQVYALTQEEGGRHKPFFNKYRPQFYFRTTDVTGEVTLPAGTDMVMPGDNVELNIELIKPVAIEQGTKFSIREGGRTIGAGTVVEITK; this comes from the coding sequence ATGGCAAAAGAACAATTTGATCGTAGTTTGCCCCATGTTAACATCGGAACAATCGGACACGTTGACCACGGTAAAACTACATTAACAGCTGCAATTACTAAAGTATTAGCAGCAAAAGGTGGAGCAGAATTTAAAGATTATGCAAACATCGATAACGCACCAGAAGAAAGAGAACGTGGAATTACAATTAATACTTCACACGTTGAATATAAAACAGCTAAAAGACACTACGCTCACGTAGACTGTCCTGGCCACGCCGATTATGTTAAAAACATGATTACAGGAGCTGCTCAAATGGATGGAGGAATCCTTGTTGTTGCCGCAACTGATGGACCAATGCCTCAAACTAGAGAACATATCCTATTATCAAGACAAGTTGGAGTACCAAAAATCGTTGTTTTCTTAAACAAATGTGACATGGTTGATGACGAAGAACTAATCGATTTAGTTGAAATGGAAGTTAGGGACTTATTGACATCATATGAATTTGATGGAGATGGAGCACCAGTTATCCGTGGGAGTGCTTTAAAAGCACTTGAAGGTGACGCAAAATGAGAAGCTAAAATTGAAGAATTAATGAACGCAGTTGATGAATACATCCCAACTCCAGTTCGTGAAACTGATAAAACTTTATTAATGCCAGTTGAAGACGTATTTACAATTACTGGACGTGGAACTGTTGCAACAGGACGTGTTGAACGTGGAATTGTAAAAGTTAACGAAGAAGTTGAAATCGTTGGATTACATGAAGAAAGTAAAAAAACTGTTGTTACAGGATTAGAAATGTTTAGAAAATTATTAGACTTTGCTGAAGCAGGGGATAATGTTGGAGCATTACTACGTGGTGTTAACCGTGAAGATATTGAACGTGGACAAGTTATTGCTAAACCAGGATCAATCAAACCTCATACTCAACTTAAAGCACAAGTTTATGCTTTAACTCAAGAAGAAGGTGGACGTCACAAACCATTCTTTAACAAATACCGTCCTCAATTCTACTTCCGTACAACTGATGTAACTGGTGAAGTTACATTACCTGCGGGAACAGATATGGTTATGCCAGGGGATAACGTTGAATTAAACATTGAATTAATTAAACCAGTTGCCATCGAACAAGGAACTAAGTTCTCAATTCGTGAAGGTGGACGTACTATTGGTGCGGGAACTGTTGTTGAAATTACTAAATAA
- a CDS encoding lipoprotein codes for MKKLLIVLSSVAITAPTVSAVVSCTNSSNKTPIPEGKVEIGNRWTGLDDLDLETGSKRSKTNKTTSVLTENQGQKSRSKLSSSDKLLRSTLADKNLIEKNLIQNSEDIKFKPYADIGIVEDNVEYGLKWHSKSGASYDKAMEAMGIKNKDDVINYNDLAKINNDSDLINKSKGDGIVLGFMQNASDKGELSPMWDAAPKDFNNNQSEEWFTSRFNKWKKDGLDTKNMTISFGPFANSFWHTAYQNNMSEEELADQLLAISNVYGTRSFDFYFAAPYLSISGSYKESQKLLAGALKVLLERDNDISNPWDFRLSLVSSTESGVGVSPGFLKTGKEEHVGDEFSPLYVFTKYLGMNFKLNLVTGYLTTDRKDPKGDWEADMMKSAIQTTQESWRATNKILNGQDMSEKDVYRRMAVTPWAGRRAENATYDFTPKDAAELRKFAIEKGVGELSMFYITRDHPSFFENNGLSGNALADKNPIDQNLRSGAGFEEYAYAKALNGKMSYETAQSLKEVTDKEKIKQLKGYLDLKTIDDNKAFDDIENDGWDGIGGGGPSTLPWGDGGPTSPIDPGNPPSNKSLYRDRYEANPVRTQNNNWITKKTKKTTSYFSPYLDAGLWDGNNLDEIYNGGNSGKGVKGFNHLTLAFAQQVNKHNDSLEISFAGLEKNNEGYSYWEQNQLKGKVLDPIVKKGHFKNIKVAYGGATTGGMTTKNPWNVAWELSNHNMNKAVEILKAGLIDFQKEIADLVNQPMTKAIDFDIEGHAQENIDELRVLARTLAEMKQSDKKWDFSLTLPVLPSGLTNVGYKVLDVFVEEYHNAGLSYLDIPITNLMLMDYGNPIYQQAIKNGQTNFDLAKQALLATKNNIATSIFNNYGETITIDKVYQLLAATPMIGVNDTVDGVFTLEDAKELYNWANNVGLAYVSMWSMNDDRGRNNNINAVNKSLVTHGLAYLEQYDFARAFAGDWTDKIIKPRDKWENN; via the coding sequence ATGAAAAAATTATTAATAGTTTTATCAAGTGTGGCTATAACAGCGCCAACAGTTTCGGCTGTAGTTTCTTGTACAAACTCAAGTAACAAGACTCCAATTCCTGAAGGAAAGGTTGAAATAGGTAATCGTTGAACTGGACTTGATGATTTAGATTTAGAAACAGGATCTAAAAGATCTAAAACTAACAAAACAACAAGTGTTTTAACAGAAAATCAAGGCCAAAAAAGTCGTAGTAAACTTTCAAGTAGTGATAAGCTTTTAAGAAGTACATTAGCTGATAAAAACTTGATTGAAAAGAATCTAATTCAAAATAGTGAGGATATTAAATTTAAGCCGTATGCAGATATTGGAATTGTTGAAGATAATGTTGAATATGGTTTAAAATGACATAGTAAATCAGGAGCGAGTTATGATAAAGCTATGGAAGCTATGGGAATTAAAAACAAGGATGATGTAATTAATTACAATGATTTGGCCAAAATTAACAATGACTCTGACTTAATTAACAAAAGTAAGGGTGATGGGATTGTGCTTGGTTTCATGCAAAATGCCAGTGATAAAGGTGAGTTATCTCCGATGTGAGATGCTGCTCCAAAAGACTTTAACAATAATCAATCTGAAGAATGATTTACATCACGTTTTAACAAGTGAAAAAAAGATGGTTTAGATACTAAAAATATGACAATTTCATTTGGTCCGTTTGCAAATTCATTCTGACATACTGCCTATCAAAATAACATGTCAGAAGAAGAGTTGGCAGACCAATTGTTAGCAATTTCTAACGTATATGGAACTCGCTCGTTTGATTTCTATTTTGCAGCACCTTATTTAAGTATTAGTGGAAGTTATAAAGAATCTCAAAAATTATTAGCAGGAGCTTTAAAAGTTTTACTAGAAAGAGATAATGATATTAGCAATCCTTGAGACTTTAGACTTTCACTTGTTAGTTCAACTGAATCAGGAGTTGGGGTTTCACCAGGATTTTTAAAAACTGGTAAAGAAGAACATGTTGGGGATGAATTTTCACCACTTTATGTATTTACTAAATATTTAGGGATGAACTTCAAGCTTAACTTAGTAACAGGATATTTAACAACAGATCGAAAAGATCCTAAGGGAGATTGAGAAGCTGACATGATGAAATCAGCCATTCAGACCACTCAAGAATCGTGAAGAGCAACAAATAAAATTTTAAATGGCCAAGATATGTCAGAGAAAGACGTTTATCGTCGTATGGCTGTGACTCCTTGAGCTGGTCGTAGAGCAGAAAATGCTACCTATGATTTCACACCAAAAGATGCAGCAGAGTTAAGAAAATTTGCGATTGAAAAAGGTGTGGGAGAATTATCGATGTTTTATATCACTCGTGATCACCCATCTTTCTTTGAGAATAATGGGTTATCAGGAAATGCTCTAGCGGATAAAAACCCAATCGATCAAAACTTGCGCTCAGGTGCTGGTTTTGAAGAGTATGCTTATGCAAAAGCCTTAAATGGGAAAATGAGTTATGAAACAGCTCAAAGCTTAAAAGAAGTAACTGATAAAGAAAAAATTAAGCAATTAAAGGGTTATTTAGATCTAAAAACAATCGATGATAATAAAGCCTTTGATGATATCGAAAATGATGGTTGAGATGGAATCGGAGGGGGAGGACCTAGTACCTTACCTTGGGGAGATGGGGGTCCAACTTCTCCAATTGATCCAGGGAATCCACCAAGTAACAAAAGTCTTTATCGAGATCGTTATGAGGCTAACCCGGTTCGTACTCAAAATAATAATTGAATAACCAAAAAAACCAAAAAAACAACCTCATACTTCTCACCTTATTTAGATGCGGGTTTATGAGATGGTAATAATTTAGATGAAATCTACAACGGAGGAAACTCAGGTAAAGGTGTTAAAGGATTTAATCACTTAACTTTAGCTTTTGCTCAACAAGTGAACAAACACAATGACAGCTTAGAAATATCATTTGCTGGTTTAGAAAAAAACAACGAAGGATATTCTTACTGAGAACAAAATCAACTAAAAGGAAAAGTTTTAGATCCGATTGTTAAAAAAGGACATTTCAAAAATATTAAAGTTGCCTACGGTGGAGCTACTACTGGGGGAATGACTACTAAGAATCCTTGAAATGTAGCTTGAGAATTAAGTAACCATAATATGAATAAAGCTGTAGAAATACTAAAAGCCGGACTAATTGATTTCCAAAAAGAAATAGCAGATTTAGTAAATCAACCAATGACTAAAGCGATTGACTTTGATATTGAAGGACATGCTCAAGAAAATATCGATGAGTTAAGAGTACTAGCTAGAACCTTGGCTGAAATGAAACAAAGTGATAAAAAATGAGATTTCTCACTGACATTACCAGTGTTGCCTTCAGGTTTAACAAATGTTGGTTATAAAGTTTTAGATGTTTTTGTTGAAGAGTATCATAATGCAGGTTTAAGTTATTTAGATATTCCAATTACTAACTTGATGTTAATGGATTATGGAAATCCAATTTACCAACAAGCAATTAAAAATGGACAAACTAACTTTGACTTAGCAAAACAAGCTTTACTTGCAACTAAAAACAATATTGCAACTTCAATATTTAACAATTATGGAGAAACAATTACTATTGATAAAGTTTACCAACTTCTAGCAGCAACTCCGATGATCGGGGTAAATGATACTGTTGATGGGGTATTTACATTAGAAGATGCCAAGGAATTATATAACTGAGCTAACAATGTTGGTTTAGCATATGTTTCAATGTGATCTATGAATGATGACCGTGGTAGAAATAACAATATTAATGCGGTTAACAAAAGCTTAGTAACCCATGGTTTAGCATATCTTGAACAATATGATTTCGCTAGAGCATTTGCAGGAGACTGAACAGATAAAATTATTAAACCAAGAGATAAATGAGAAAATAATTAA
- the fusA gene encoding elongation factor G, with protein sequence MPRQFSLEKTRNFGIMAHIDAGKTTTTERILFHTGKIHKIGETHEGASQMDWMAQEQERGITITSAATTAFWRDLRFNIIDTPGHVDFTVEVERSLRVLDGAVAVLDGQSGVEPQTETVWRQATTYKVPRIVFVNKMDKTGADFIYSVKSIGDRLGAKASPIQLPIGAEDAFDGIIDLVEMKAYHFDGKAEEIAKEIEIPADLKDQAAQLRNELIESAVEYDEALMEKFLDGKELSVAEIKQAIRKGVLSAEFFPVLAGSAFKNKGVKLLLDAVTDYLPSPLDVPAIKGILPNGQESERKADDKEPFSALAFKIMTDPFVGKLTFFRVYSGVLHKGSYVLNATKDKKERVGRLLKMHANDREEIEEVYAGDIAAAVGLKDTTTGDTLTDEKHEIILESMVFPEPVINLALEPKTKADQEKMGIALNKLSEEDPTFRTFTDEETGQTIIAGMGELHLDIIVDRMRREFKVETNVGAPQVSYRETIKTPTRAEGKYVKQSGGRGQYGHVVIEFEPNHDKGFEWVDKIVGGKISKEYINAAKAGLQNALQNGVIAGYPMIDVKATIVDGSYHDVDSNEMAYKIAASMALKEGAKRMQPVLLEPIMSVEVTIPDEYYGDVMGNISSKRGLIEGSEQRGNAQTVKSKVPLSEMFGYATELRSFTQGRGNYTMQFSHYNEAPKSIAEEIIKKSGK encoded by the coding sequence ATGCCAAGACAATTTAGTCTAGAAAAAACACGTAACTTTGGTATTATGGCCCACATCGATGCGGGTAAAACCACTACCACAGAACGTATTTTATTCCATACTGGTAAAATTCATAAAATTGGTGAAACTCATGAAGGAGCTTCGCAAATGGACTGAATGGCACAAGAACAAGAACGTGGAATTACAATTACATCAGCTGCAACAACAGCTTTTTGAAGAGATTTACGTTTTAACATAATTGATACTCCTGGCCACGTGGACTTTACTGTTGAAGTAGAACGTTCATTACGTGTTTTAGATGGAGCTGTAGCTGTTTTAGATGGTCAAAGTGGGGTAGAACCTCAAACTGAAACTGTTTGAAGACAAGCAACAACTTATAAAGTACCAAGAATTGTTTTTGTTAACAAAATGGATAAAACTGGAGCAGATTTCATCTACTCTGTTAAATCAATCGGGGATAGATTGGGAGCTAAAGCTTCACCAATTCAACTACCAATCGGAGCAGAAGATGCTTTTGATGGAATTATTGATTTAGTAGAAATGAAAGCTTACCACTTTGATGGAAAAGCTGAAGAAATTGCAAAAGAAATAGAAATTCCTGCTGATTTAAAAGATCAAGCAGCACAATTGCGAAACGAGTTAATCGAATCAGCTGTTGAATATGATGAAGCTTTAATGGAAAAATTCCTTGATGGAAAAGAATTAAGTGTAGCTGAAATCAAACAAGCGATTCGTAAAGGGGTGCTTTCAGCTGAATTCTTCCCTGTATTAGCTGGTTCAGCATTTAAAAACAAAGGTGTTAAATTATTATTAGACGCTGTAACTGATTATTTACCATCACCATTAGATGTACCAGCAATTAAAGGTATTCTTCCAAATGGTCAAGAATCAGAACGTAAAGCTGATGATAAAGAACCTTTCTCAGCATTGGCTTTCAAAATTATGACTGACCCATTTGTTGGAAAATTAACTTTCTTTAGAGTTTACTCAGGAGTACTACATAAAGGAAGTTACGTATTAAACGCTACAAAAGATAAAAAAGAACGTGTTGGACGTTTATTAAAAATGCATGCCAATGACCGTGAAGAAATCGAAGAAGTTTACGCTGGGGATATCGCCGCAGCGGTTGGACTAAAAGATACTACTACTGGGGATACACTAACTGATGAAAAACATGAAATCATTTTAGAGTCAATGGTTTTCCCAGAACCAGTTATTAACCTAGCTTTAGAACCAAAAACTAAAGCTGACCAAGAAAAAATGGGAATCGCTTTGAATAAACTTTCAGAGGAGGATCCAACATTTAGAACATTTACTGATGAAGAAACTGGACAAACAATTATTGCTGGTATGGGTGAACTACACTTAGACATTATTGTTGACCGTATGCGTCGTGAATTTAAAGTAGAAACCAACGTTGGAGCTCCACAAGTTTCATACCGTGAAACTATTAAAACCCCAACTCGTGCGGAAGGTAAATATGTAAAACAATCAGGAGGACGTGGACAATATGGTCACGTTGTGATTGAATTTGAACCAAACCACGATAAAGGTTTTGAATGAGTTGATAAAATTGTTGGGGGTAAAATCTCAAAAGAATATATCAATGCTGCCAAAGCTGGACTTCAAAATGCCCTACAAAACGGGGTAATTGCTGGATATCCAATGATCGATGTTAAAGCAACAATCGTTGATGGTTCATACCATGATGTCGATTCAAATGAGATGGCATATAAAATCGCCGCTTCAATGGCTCTAAAAGAAGGTGCTAAACGTATGCAACCAGTTCTATTAGAACCAATTATGTCAGTTGAAGTAACAATTCCAGATGAATACTACGGAGATGTAATGGGTAATATTTCATCAAAACGTGGTCTAATCGAGGGAAGTGAACAAAGAGGTAATGCTCAAACTGTTAAATCAAAAGTTCCATTAAGTGAAATGTTTGGTTATGCAACAGAATTAAGATCATTTACTCAAGGACGTGGTAACTACACTATGCAATTTAGCCACTATAATGAAGCACCAAAATCAATTGCAGAAGAAATTATTAAAAAATCTGGAAAATAG
- the rpsL gene encoding 30S ribosomal protein S12: MPTINQLVRKPRKAKTWKTKAPALNRGVNTLLKKVTKVSSPQKRGVCTRVATMTPKKPNSALRKYARVRLTNGMEVTAYIPGEGHNLQEHSVVLIRGGRVKDLPGVRYHIVRGTLDTTGVNGRMQSRSLYGTKRPKEKK; this comes from the coding sequence ATGCCAACAATTAACCAATTAGTTAGAAAACCTCGTAAAGCGAAAACTTGAAAAACAAAAGCGCCCGCTTTGAATCGTGGAGTAAATACTTTGTTAAAAAAAGTAACTAAAGTTTCTTCACCTCAAAAAAGAGGGGTTTGTACGCGTGTTGCAACAATGACACCTAAAAAACCCAACTCTGCGTTACGTAAATACGCAAGGGTTCGTTTAACAAACGGAATGGAAGTAACAGCTTATATTCCGGGAGAAGGACATAACCTACAAGAACATAGTGTTGTTTTAATCCGTGGGGGAAGAGTAAAAGACTTACCTGGGGTTCGTTACCATATCGTTCGTGGTACTTTAGATACAACTGGAGTAAACGGAAGAATGCAATCACGTTCACTATACGGAACTAAACGTCCAAAAGAGAAAAAATAA